The DNA region TGAAGACACTCAAGAAGTTGATGAAAACGAGAGGGAAGTGTTAACTATGATGGCAACACAACCACCCTTTAAGGGATCCCGATCACTCCGATGGGAAAACTTGACGGAACCCCAGGTTGAGGAAAAGAAAGATGAGACCAAGAAAGTGGTTGAGCTAAAACAATTGCCTGAAAATCTCAAGTATGTTTTTCTAGATCCCGAAAGGAAATGCCCGGCTATTATAAGCTCTAATCTAGAAGTTTCTCAAGAAGACAAGCTGGTCAAGGTTCTGAAGAAGAACAAAAGTGCAATGGGATGGGCGGTAGAAGACTTGAAGGGAATTAGCCCTACGATTTGTATGCATAAAATCCTCATGAAGGATGGTCACAAACCAGTGGTGAAACCCCAAAGAAGACTAAATCCCGCAATGAAGGAAGTGGTTAGGAAAGAGGTTGTAAAACTATTAGATGTTGGGTTAATTTATCCCATATCTGATAGCTCTTGGGTGAGTCCTGTTCATGTGGTTCCTAAAAAAGGAGGGACTACCGTTATAAggaatgagaaaaatgagttacTCCCTACAAGGACGGTCACGGGGTGACGTGTTTGCATCGATTACAGGAGGTTGAATTTAGCGACAAGAAAGGACCATTTTCCTTTACTATTCATTGATCAGATGGTGGAAAGGTTGGCAGGTCATGAGtactattgtttccttgatggatactctggataTAATTAGATAGCGGTTGCACcagaagatcaagagaagacagcttttacttgcccctatggtatttttgcttacagaagaatgccatttgggttatgtaatgctccagccacatttcaaagatgcatgacttccatttttgcggccatgctcgaaaagcatatggaggtcttcatggatgacttctcggtatttggtttttcttttgataattgtttaactaacctttcccttgtgttagaaagatgccaacagACCAATCTGATTCTCaactgggagaagtgtcacttcatggttCGAGAAGGCATAGTCTTGGGTCATAAAATCTCTCACAAAGGGATAGAAGTGGACCAAGCCAAGATCGAGGTAATAGAAAAGCTACCCCCTCCTGTGAACGAAAAAGGTATAAGAagtttctaccgcaggttcataagagatttttCCAAAATAGCTAAACCTTTAACTACCCTGTTGGTTAAGGACAAGGCTTTCATCTTTGGTAGAGAGTGTGTCGTTCTTTTTGaaactataaaaaataaattggtgacgGCACCAATTGTCATTGCTCCAGATTGGTCTCTACCTTTTGAGATCATGTGCGATGCTAGTGACATTGCAGTGGGAGCAGTTCTTGGGCAACGTAGAGATAAACAGTTGCATGTCatatattatgctagtcatgtttTGAATGCTGCACAGATGAATTACGCGACTACCGAGAAGGAGTTGTTAGTTATGGTCTATGCCTTTGATAAATTCAGGTAATAtctgttgggttctagagtcattgtttatactgaccatgctgctttgaagtaTTTATTTGCTAAGCAGGACTCTAAGCCAAGACTGTTGAGATGGATCCTACTCCTCCAAGAGTTTGATATGGAAATTCGTGACAAAAGAGGGTGTGAAAATACTATGGCAGATCACCTCTCTCGGATGTCCCCCATAGAGGAGAATGAGGAAAAGCGtccaataaaggatgagtttgctgaCGAACACATCCTTGCGGTTATTGGAATGCCATGGTTCGCAAACTACGCGAACTATTTAGTAGGCGGGTGATCCCTAGCGAATTTGACTCTAACCGAAAGAAAAGGTTTGTGCATGATTGCAAGTTTTACTTATGGGATGACCCATTCTTGTACAAGAAATGAGTAGACAGGTTGGTCAGAAGATGTGTTCCCGAAGAAGAACAGAGAGATGTCTTGAAAGCATGTCATGACTCTGACTATGGTGGACATTTTAGGGGTGATAGAACCGCTGCCCAAGTCCTCCAGTCAGGCTTATACTGGCCGAAACTTTTCAAAGACGCTCAGCAAGTAATCAAAGAGTGCGATAAGTGTCAAAGGACGGGAAACATCTcgaaaagaaatcagatgccgCAAAACCCCATGTTGGAAGTTGAACTCTTCGATGTTTGGGGTATTGACTTTATGGGACCGTTTCCACCTTCATTTGGAAAGAATTACATTTTGGTGGCGGTGGATTATATATctaagtgggtagaagcagttgctctaccaacaaatgatgcaaaagtggtaGTCAAGTTTCTGAAAGAAAACATATTTGTCAGGTTCGGAGTGCCAAGAGCTCTAATAAGTGATGAAGGAATTCACTTCTTAAATCACCTAATGGAGAAGCTACTCTTGAAGTATAATGTAAAACATCGGATAGTCACTCCGTACCACCCGCAAACAAGTGGTCAAGTTGAAGTGTCAAATAGGCAGCTGAAACAAATCTTGGAGAAGACGGTTAACGCTTCTCGCAAGGATTGGGCGAGTAAGCTTGATGATGCGCtttgggcataccgaactgctttCAAAACACCGATTGGTATGTCCCCTTATCAATTGGTATATCGTAAGGCATGTCACTTACCCTTAGAACTTGAACACAAAGCTTTGTGGGATTCAAAATTCCTTAACTTGGATCTTGTGAAAGCGGGAGAATCCTGAATCCTTCAACTCCATGAGTTAGAAGAATTTAGGAACCGGGcatatgaaaatgccaaaatctacaAAGATCAAACTAAGAAATGGCATGATGGAAGAATCCAAAGGAAGGAATTTTGGGACGGACAAATGGTACAACTGTTTAATTTAAGGATAAAGTTGTTCTCTGGAAAAATGAGATCGAAATGGTCGGGTCCGTTTATGGTACACAAGGTATATCCCTATGTAGAAATCGAAATAAAAAATCCTTCCAATGGGGACATTTTTAAAGTGAATGACCAAAGATTGAAGCCTTACAATGTGGAGCAAGAAGTGGGCCAAATTGATGTTGTTTATCTTGTTTGATAAGATGCACAACCGTCGAGCCAAACAACGTTAAACGAAGCACTatgtgggaggcaacccacgcttttgtATCTAATTATTTTCGTTGTTTGGTTGTGTGTTATTTACTTGTAGGTGTGATCAATGTTTGCTAGAGGAGTTAAAGATCTCATGCCCAAAAAGTCTCTGGAAAATTTAGAAGCAGAAGCCTGGCGCAACTCAAGAAAGCATTGAAGGAAAATAAAAAATCAGGGGtctgacacgggtgcccgtgtcagctgacacggcccgtgtcaggaaGTACCAAGGAAGTGTCAGAAAGGGGGATTCCAGGggcctgacacgggtgcccgtgtcagccCCTGCGTGAAAAAGCTACTTTTTGTAAGAACACGGCCCGTGTCCTTGAGGTTTTGTGCGCTGACGCGgtcgcccgtgtcagctgacacggccgtgtcagctAGCGCAGTgtgatttttttcaaaaaaaattaccGTTGGTGCATGGGTCCACCGCCGAATTTCCCCAAATAAATCCACTTTATCACCCATTCTCTCCTTATTAACCTCTTCTCCTTCCTATTCTCTTACCTCcatctctctttctctcaaaCATACCTAAAAATCTCCATTTTTCTCACTTAAATCTCCCTACTTTCACCTCATATCTCCATCATATCTCTATCCGTCTTCACAAAAGTTCTACCATTTTCCATCCTCGACATTCCTACGGTAATAATTTTTCCTAATCTCTCTTTTCAATTTCTAGTTTCTTTTTGTTGTGTGCAGGTAAGAATATATCTCCCCGAGTAGACAAAAGAAAAAATGTGGTGGAATCATCCAGGCCACAACAAAGAGCGAGAAGAACCCCGAATGAGCACGACATTAGGTTCGAAAACTTGGAGCACCAAAAGAGGTATGTGGTTCATCTTAAAAGAAACTTAAGCCCCACCAGGTACATGTGTAATGACACTTTGCAGGAATTGGGATTGCAAGCTGAGGTTCACCGTAGGTTCCACACCTTAGGAATGTTGGAATTCATGCAGCTAGAAGGGCCAACTTTCGTGCGCATTACGCTTGAATTCCTGATTACCATTGAATTTAAGCTGAAAAGTAGGTAGAATGAAACGGAAAAAGAATACTACGGTACGTTGCAGTTTCGATTATTTAATACTAATATGGAATTATCTGTGGAAGAGTTAGGGAGTATCTTAAAACTCCCAGTAATAGGCCCTGGAACGGTGCTCGATACGTTTGTCCCGGCGGAATTTTGGACCGCTATAACAGGTAACACTAAATATGTTTCCAAAGGGGCAAAAGCATCGGGTATCCATAACCCATGTTTCAGGTACGCACAGAAGGCTTGGGCGTACACCATGGTTGGTCGCGGAGATAGCATCGGTGTCGCCACCCAAAGGGAGCTATTCTTTCTATACAGTATGGCATCATAAACTCCAATCAACTTAGCAGTATTTGTAGCTGACTACTGTGGGAGAGTTGGTCGCGCTACTTTAGGCGAAATTTCGGTTGGCGGCATGATCACACAGATTGCCGATCATTTGGGATTTGGTGCTGCGCTGGCTGACTCTCCACAGGTGCCGAGTAAAAATAAACTGGACATGGCCGTATTGATCCAATAAGGCATGATCGCGGTAAAACAAGATTATTATTCTCTTATTTTCCAAAAAGTCCATGTCCTTGCTTTACCTGCTTATGATTTCATCAGTATTACTAACAGAGCCAACTGACTTTATGACTG from Lathyrus oleraceus cultivar Zhongwan6 chromosome 1, CAAS_Psat_ZW6_1.0, whole genome shotgun sequence includes:
- the LOC127095861 gene encoding uncharacterized protein LOC127095861 translates to MVREGIVLGHKISHKGIEVDQAKIEVIEKLPPPVNEKGIRSFYRRFIRDFSKIAKPLTTLLVKDKAFIFGRECVVLFETIKNKLVTAPIVIAPDWSLPFEIMCDASDIAVGAVLGQRRDKQLHVIYYASHVLNAAQMNYATTEKELLVMDSKPRLLRWILLLQEFDMEIRDKRGCENTMADHLSRMSPIEENEEKRPIKDEFADEHILAVIGMPWGDRTAAQVLQSGLYWPKLFKDAQQVIKECDKCQRTGNISKRNQMPQNPMLEVELFDVWGIDFMGPFPPSFGKNYILVAVDYISKWVEAVALPTNDAKVVVKFLKENIFVRFGVPRALISDEGIHFLNHLMEKLLLKYNVKHRIVTPYHPQTSGQVEVSNRQLKQILEKTVNASRKDWASKLDDALWAYRTAFKTPIGKNISPRVDKRKNVVESSRPQQRARRTPNEHDIRFENLEHQKRYVVHLKRNLSPTRYMCNDTLQELGLQAEVHRRFHTLGMLEFMQLEGPTFVRITLEFLITIEFKLKKLGSILKLPVIGPGTVLDTFVPAEFWTAITVFVADYCGRVGRATLGEISVGGMITQIADHLGFGAALADSPQVPSKNKLDMAVLIQ